A single region of the Jatrophihabitans sp. GAS493 genome encodes:
- a CDS encoding PhoH family protein produces the protein MTSTSSTSSPASPRSSVSSAVSSPAGSAVTADPVSTTYVVPTDVAMVALLGSGDELLRVIERSLDSDVHVRGNEITITGEPGNNAIAARLFDELVALVTGGNHLTPDAVSRSLAMLTADNGDRPAEVLSLNILSRRGKNIRPKTVNQKNYVDAIDKNTVVFGIGPAGTGKTYLAVAKAVQALQAKQVSRIILTRPAVEAGERLGFLPGTLYDKIDPYLRPLLDALHDMLDPESIPRLTAAGTIEVAPLAYMRGRTLNDAFIILDEAQNTTPEQMKMFLTRLGFGSKMVVTGDVTQVDLPGGASGLKVVREILTDINDVHFAKLSSADVVRHRLVGEIVDAYERYDSSNAIAAPASAHRAAQR, from the coding sequence TTGACGTCGACGTCCAGCACCTCGAGTCCTGCCAGTCCTCGGTCTTCTGTCAGCTCCGCTGTCAGTTCACCGGCCGGCTCAGCTGTAACTGCTGACCCGGTCTCCACGACCTACGTGGTTCCGACTGACGTTGCGATGGTGGCGCTCCTCGGCTCCGGAGACGAGCTCCTACGGGTGATCGAACGAAGCCTCGACAGCGATGTCCATGTTCGCGGCAACGAGATCACCATCACCGGCGAGCCCGGGAACAACGCCATCGCGGCCCGGCTCTTCGACGAGCTGGTCGCCCTGGTCACCGGTGGAAATCACCTCACGCCGGACGCGGTCAGTCGCTCCCTGGCGATGCTCACCGCGGACAACGGCGATCGCCCCGCCGAGGTGCTGAGCCTCAACATCCTCTCCCGGCGCGGCAAGAACATCCGTCCCAAGACGGTGAACCAGAAGAACTACGTCGATGCGATCGACAAGAACACCGTCGTCTTCGGCATCGGTCCGGCCGGCACCGGGAAGACGTACCTCGCCGTGGCGAAGGCCGTCCAGGCGCTGCAGGCTAAGCAGGTGAGCCGGATCATCCTGACCCGCCCGGCCGTCGAAGCCGGCGAGCGTCTCGGATTTCTGCCCGGCACCCTCTACGACAAGATCGACCCGTACCTGCGGCCGCTGCTGGACGCGCTGCACGACATGCTCGACCCCGAGTCGATCCCGCGCCTCACTGCGGCCGGCACGATCGAGGTGGCGCCGCTGGCCTACATGCGCGGGCGGACGCTCAACGATGCGTTCATCATTCTCGACGAGGCCCAGAACACCACGCCGGAGCAGATGAAGATGTTCCTGACCCGGCTCGGGTTCGGCTCCAAGATGGTGGTCACCGGCGACGTCACCCAGGTTGACCTGCCGGGCGGGGCGAGTGGCTTGAAGGTGGTGCGGGAGATCCTCACCGACATCAATGACGTGCACTTCGCGAAGCTCTCCAGTGCGGATGTGGTTCGTCACCGGCTGGTCGGTGAGATCGTCGACGCTTATGAGCGTTACGACTCCAGCAACGCGATCGCCGCGCCGGCCAGCGCCCACCGCGCTGCCCAGCGATGA
- a CDS encoding histidine triad nucleotide-binding protein — translation MTDDCLFCKIVAGEIPATIRFRDDSVIAFEDLNPQAPTHLLVVPRTHVRDIVELGQDPQLAGAFVAGVRATAAELGLTAFRTVFNTGAEVGQSVFHVHAHLLSGRPMGWPPG, via the coding sequence GTGACCGATGACTGCCTCTTCTGCAAGATCGTCGCCGGTGAAATTCCGGCCACCATCCGCTTCCGTGACGACTCGGTGATCGCCTTCGAGGACCTGAACCCGCAGGCTCCGACTCATCTGCTGGTCGTACCGAGGACGCACGTGCGCGACATCGTCGAGCTCGGACAGGACCCGCAGCTGGCCGGGGCGTTCGTGGCCGGGGTGCGCGCCACGGCAGCTGAGCTGGGTCTCACCGCGTTCCGGACCGTCTTCAACACCGGTGCCGAGGTTGGGCAGAGCGTCTTTCACGTGCACGCACATCTGCTCTCCGGCCGCCCCATGGGGTGGCCACCCGGCTAG
- a CDS encoding 16S rRNA (uracil(1498)-N(3))-methyltransferase, protein MTPPLFLLPELPPGVAVGALLTLSGDEGRHAARVKRMTAGEAVLVGDGRGLVVECEVQRVGSDEVVLSVLAVRVHPAASPRLVVIQALPKGERAELAVEVMTELGVDEIVPWSASRSIVQWHGARGEKALQRWRSTAREAAKQSRRSFIPSVSALASTAAVAGRLRAATTALILHEDASVGISAAPLSTAGDVLLVVGPEGGISPDELAAFADAGASAIRLGSEVLRTSTAGAAALAALSLRLKRW, encoded by the coding sequence ATGACGCCACCGCTCTTCCTACTCCCCGAGCTTCCGCCCGGAGTCGCCGTGGGCGCGCTGCTCACCCTCAGTGGTGACGAGGGGCGGCACGCGGCACGGGTGAAACGGATGACGGCCGGCGAGGCGGTCCTCGTCGGAGACGGGCGTGGCCTCGTCGTCGAATGCGAGGTGCAGCGGGTCGGCTCGGACGAGGTCGTACTCAGCGTGCTCGCCGTGCGGGTGCACCCGGCCGCATCGCCGCGCCTGGTGGTGATCCAGGCGTTGCCGAAGGGGGAGCGGGCCGAGCTCGCCGTCGAGGTGATGACCGAGCTCGGCGTGGATGAGATCGTCCCCTGGTCGGCGTCCCGCTCGATCGTGCAGTGGCACGGCGCGCGGGGGGAGAAGGCACTGCAGCGCTGGCGCAGCACGGCACGTGAGGCGGCCAAGCAGAGCCGCCGATCCTTCATCCCGTCGGTGAGCGCGCTCGCCTCCACCGCAGCCGTCGCCGGCCGGCTGCGCGCGGCGACCACTGCACTGATACTCCACGAAGATGCCTCGGTCGGGATCTCCGCGGCGCCGTTGTCGACCGCGGGCGACGTGCTGCTGGTGGTCGGGCCGGAGGGGGGCATCAGCCCGGACGAGCTCGCCGCCTTCGCCGACGCCGGGGCCAGCGCGATCCGTCTGGGCAGCGAAGTGCTGCGAACCTCCACTGCCGGCGCGGCGGCGCTGGCCGCCCTCTCGCTACGACTGAAGCGCTGGTAG
- the dnaJ gene encoding molecular chaperone DnaJ, with product MAQAPRDYYAILGVSKDATAEEIKRAYRKLARELHPDVNPDPAAQEKFKAVTAAYEVLSDDEKRRMVDLGGDPLSSGGGGGQGNPFGGFGGFGDVFEAFFGNAAGGGSGRGPRSRVRGGADALLRIEVTLAEAAFGVRREIAVETAVVCETCTGTGCAAGTSPRTCDVCAGRGEIQTVQRSFLGQVMTTRACSACGGTGEQIPSPCPTCGTEGRVRARRTITIDVPAGIEDGMRIRLSGQGEVGPGGGPAGDLYVEVTEAQHDVFTREGSDLHCTVAVPMTAAALGTDIALETLDGEEKLDLRPGTQNGAVVTLRGKGVPRLRSSVRGDLHVHVEVRTPTKLDEAQERLLRELAALRAEEVSVASAHTGIFGKVREAFGGR from the coding sequence GTGGCACAAGCACCGCGCGACTACTACGCGATCCTCGGCGTCTCCAAGGACGCCACCGCAGAGGAGATCAAACGCGCTTACCGCAAGCTGGCTCGTGAGCTGCACCCCGATGTGAACCCCGATCCGGCGGCGCAGGAGAAGTTCAAGGCGGTCACCGCGGCCTACGAGGTGCTCTCCGACGACGAGAAGCGGCGCATGGTCGACCTCGGCGGCGACCCGCTCTCCTCCGGTGGCGGCGGCGGCCAGGGAAACCCCTTCGGTGGTTTCGGTGGTTTCGGCGACGTCTTCGAGGCGTTCTTCGGCAACGCGGCCGGTGGCGGCTCCGGTCGCGGCCCGCGTAGCCGGGTTCGCGGCGGGGCTGATGCGCTGCTGCGTATCGAGGTGACGCTGGCCGAGGCGGCCTTCGGTGTTCGACGCGAGATCGCCGTCGAGACGGCGGTCGTCTGCGAGACCTGCACGGGCACCGGCTGCGCGGCCGGCACCTCGCCCCGCACCTGCGACGTCTGCGCCGGACGGGGTGAGATCCAGACCGTCCAGCGATCCTTCCTCGGTCAGGTGATGACCACGCGCGCCTGCTCGGCCTGTGGGGGCACCGGTGAGCAGATCCCGTCGCCCTGCCCGACCTGTGGCACCGAGGGCCGGGTCCGGGCCCGTCGCACCATCACCATCGACGTCCCCGCCGGGATCGAGGACGGAATGCGCATCCGGCTCTCCGGCCAGGGTGAGGTCGGCCCCGGCGGCGGTCCGGCCGGCGACCTCTACGTCGAGGTGACCGAGGCTCAGCATGACGTCTTCACCCGGGAGGGTTCGGACCTGCACTGCACCGTCGCCGTTCCGATGACCGCCGCGGCGCTCGGGACCGACATCGCGCTGGAGACCCTCGACGGTGAGGAGAAGCTCGACCTGCGACCAGGCACCCAGAACGGCGCCGTGGTGACGCTGCGCGGCAAGGGCGTTCCCCGTCTGCGCAGCAGCGTCCGGGGCGATCTGCACGTGCACGTCGAGGTCCGGACGCCGACCAAGCTGGACGAGGCACAAGAGCGACTGCTTCGTGAACTGGCCGCACTGCGGGCCGAGGAGGTCTCGGTGGCCAGCGCGCATACCGGCATCTTCGGCAAGGTGCGCGAGGCATTCGGCGGCCGCTAA